In the Populus trichocarpa isolate Nisqually-1 chromosome 1, P.trichocarpa_v4.1, whole genome shotgun sequence genome, TCTTTGTCCGGTTCTAATCATCTTTCTATATATCCTGCCCTTTGTGGTTGGCTGGCAGCTTAACTTTTTGCTAGATAGCTGTCTTTGTTTTCCACAGCCTTATGAGGCCTTTTGAGATCAGAAATATAtgcatggaaaaataaaatttatattgatcgaaattaatgcattattttaacaaaataatgtaAATGGAAACTTTTGTGTGCTTTTGTCATCATTCCTTATTATATCCTTTGAAATACTTCTGTATTttcatgaattgaaaaatatttttctgttcgaatctctttattattttctactttGAGTTGTTTCTTCTTGTGAATGATTCCTTTTAAGCTGATGTTTCTGCATGGTCTTATTTCAGTAGCATTACACAATCCTAAAGCATTCTTTCACATGAATACTCAGATTATGATGCTTGCgtactttaaaagaaaatgatcagCCTCTCTTTAGACAGGAAAAAAATGGAGCTTAAGTTTTGTCAGGAGCCAATCATTTTCTTCTATGTACGTTTGTTGTTGGCTGTCACTTTAACATTTTGCTATGTAACAATTCTTTGTCCCCTTCCAATACAAGGCTCTGAGAAgttatttatataattcaatatGCATacgaaataaaatatatatcgaattgaaattatttttaatttttatttaaaaaaatggaaacttTGAGCTATTGTCATCATGCCTCATTGTATTCTTTGAAATgcttttgtattttgatgaattgaaatttatttttcccttgGAATCTCGTTATTATTTTCTGTATCAAGTTGTTTCTTGTTGTAAATGACGTCTTTTAGGTCTCTTATTCTTCCCACTTGAAAGAATGTAGATAGTCTATGATGTTAATTATatggtgttttttaattatttggataTTTATTACAAAGGTAATTTGCAAGCAAAACGTTCTATCGTGCATTCCTTTTGGTGTGCTGTCAGCagatataataataacatttattttatgcaGTGTTTCTTTGACACCCCTGGACTCATGGTAAATAACCGTGGTTATCCTTACAAAGACATGAAGACACGTGTCGAAAGTGCCTGGAGTTCAGTTGATTTATATGATGTGCTTATGGTTATTTTTGATGTCCATAGGCATCTTACCAGGTTAGTGAGCTGTTGCATGTGACCCTGAATAGACTTCACCtctcatttttgttttcctattaCTTTCTATAATCTCCCTAGGCAACTTTGCTTCGCAAAGCTATTTTAGGAGGGGGTTCTAAGTTCTACATGCTGTGCAATGACATCTTGTGTTGTGACTTAGCTTTGATATGATAAATGTTGTTCTccaaatctttttaatatctGCACATTAGGAGCTGTGCTTAAAcaattagcattttttttctccatttgctATTCTGGTCAAacattttgccaaaaaaaattctcatttatcactgttttgttcACTATTACACTCTTTAGATTGAATGATGGGAGTATTATATCAGCAGCATTTGTTGAACATCAGCCTTAGAACTATAACTGTAACCATGGATGTAAGGTGCAGTTGCCATAATACCATGGGTTTTTGGGCCTTATATAACATACATCTGCCATCAAGATCTTGAACTATTAGCAGATCTAAGAATTGTTTCACCAATACATTTGTTTTCAATAGAATCACCAAAAGCACCGCGCTTAAAAACAGTTTTAAAGAAGAATATCACAATGTTCCTCAAAGTGTATGACTTCATTACATGTTGCACATGATTATGATACGTTTCTCCTTGTACATATACCTGTAGGGCCTTTGTAATGGGTAACTGCTACTCAAGTTAGGTCCATAACCATAACATGTACTTTTGGAGTGAAATAAAATGgacaaaaagaaatttcaaatccTTCAAAGGTCCAGCCCATagggaaaatattaaaaaactctcTAGGTTAGGTTTAGGGGAAAATAACCCTGCACTGAATTACAGATAGCCGAATTAAGGGTAGgaagaagcaaaagaagatCTTGCATtatcaaatttcaaatatttttaggtGATGCCATGCTCGTGTGGTTTGTATGTTTTCAAGACTTCTGTTATTGACTATATATGTTGGAATTTATTGGGGTCAGTACATGTTGCTCTATCATAACATTTTACATCTGACTCTGAACACTTGGATTTTTTTCCCCGAATAAAAATGCTTTCTTGTGTAACTGTCCTTGCTACATACGAAGCTTTTGGGAAAGTGAGGCCAAAATTGTAAAGATGCATCTTTTGATCTGCTGAAGAAACACTCTGCCCATCCTTCTTGTTGTGTACTGTGAATCTGTTCGAATTCCATCTACCAAAATACTACACTTCCTGTCAACTTAGTATTCAACATATTATTGATTCATCAGTACATTTTTAGTttgtaattattgttattaGAAAACATCAAGAGTTTGCTAAATAAAGTCTAGCCAAAGAACTTCTAGAGAAGCGTAGTAATGTCTTTTCAGTGTCAAAATTCCATTTTGATTAGTATTCTGCTTGCATAAGGTCACGTGTCATCACTGCAAGTCTTGCCTGGGTTTTTATCTGGGTTGTGGAGGAGCTACTTTTTATGTTACTTTTTGCCcagaaatcaatttaaaatagacTTTGAACTGTGCTCAATGTGATTGAAGAATTGTGATCTTATTGTCTGATTATTCAATCTCCTAATAAACATCCTCTTCTTGTTGACTATTTTTCATTGTTCCACCAGTGCAGTGGGTGATACACTCCATTATAGTAATATTGTGTTGCTTCCTGTTATACGTTGATCACTGATAAAAGATCCTTCTGCTGTTCATCTATTTAGACCTGATTCAAGAGTGGTTGGATTGATAAAATGCATGGGAGCACAagcaaacccaaaacaaaagcGGGTGTTGTGTATGAATAAGATTGACCTtgttgagaaaaagaaagacttattgaaGGTTGTTGAGGAATTCAAAGATCTTCCTGGATATGATAGGTAGgttttcatataaaatgaaATCACATTGCTTTCCCTTGCTGCTTTTTTATAGTCGTCTATGGATACTTGAAAAATTCTGTGATTACTTTTTTCCTATTCATCTATTTTCTAGGCACTTCATGATCTCAGGACTGAAGGGCTCTGGAGTAAAACATCTTAATCAATATTTGATGGAGCAGGTATTTTCCTTGCTTTTTGATTTTAGAAGAAATAGTTTCTAGATTTATAGCAACCTGATttctttgattgatttatatttactCATTCCTTGGGAAAGAAGACTTTTTCCACCCTTGGAACAAAATTATCTGGAGTCTGAAGATATCTCCCATTATTAGTCAAATACAAAAAGGCATATCTATTGGAATTCTTGAGTTAAAATTCAGTTTAAATAGTTACAATTTCCTTCTATATTATcagattaaattttctttgggAAATTGTTGCTTACCCCACTCGTGTTGGCCCTGAATCCTTtttctgtcatttttttttctgcagTATTATGAGTGCCTCTTCTGcattaaagaaataaagtttactCATACAATGATACAATaggttttatttattcttgCCATAATAATGTTCTTTATCTCTGATGAAAGTCATTTCCTGGTGGAGAAATTTACTTGAATATGGCATGCCTGTTATCAACGCTCATTTTGTCAGTAAAGTTTACCATAATATGTCCAGTTCTGTAAATAATATCGAATTTATCTgttgatatattaattattttctgcaCAATTTGAATGGAAAAGGCAGCCATTTTACTGGTAGATTCAGGTTCTaccattctctttttttaaaaaaaataaaataaaatcatgactATCTCAATTAGGACTTGCATCTGATTTTGGCTCATCAATGGTATTTGTACTTAGGCAGTCAAAAGACCATGGGATGAAGATCCACTATCTATGAGTGAAGAAGTCATGAAGAATATTTCATTAGAAGTTGTTCGGGAAAGGTTATTAGACCATGTTCATCAGGTAAAACTTGgatcttcattttatttacttCGTTGACTTGTGgcatattttatatgttttattacTTAGAGGGGGTGTTGTTCCCACATGTACTTAGAGGATCTGAGTGAAAACTATGAACCTTATTCATTTCAGGAAATCCCTTATGGCATTGACCATCGGTTGATGGATTGGAAAGAATTAAGAGATGGTTCTCTGAGGATTGAACAGCACTTCATCACTCCTAAACTAAGCCAGCGAAAGATTCTTGTGGGGAAGAAGGGATCAAAAATTGGGTAAGCAACTTCCATCTCAAGGAttactgctattttttttccctttgcatcttttatttcaagtttcaaTCAAGGTGGCTACCATCATGCATATttggaaagaaaatatgaatgaagCTGAGATGTGGCTCTTAAGATGTTTTTTCAAGGCACTAAGATAGATATGACAGCAACCCAGGAAACTTCAGGTAGCGTCCATTCAGAATAAGTTTTGTAAAACTCAGGAAAgaatgcaaaaaaaacaaatttatcatTTCTGTAGGCTTTGGGTTTCGTATTAGTGCGTTTACTTCTTGTTACTGTTTTGGCTCGCATGAATTAAGAACGACATCATCCCCAAGAGTCATCACCATGCTTTCTTATTAGCATGTATTGGTTATTCACACAGGAGGATCGGTGTTGAAGCTAATGAAGAGCTGAGGTCCATATTCAAGAGGGAAGTGCACCTCATCCTCCAGGTTCGAATTAAATGATCAGTTAACCaatttgaaagggaaaaaaaaaattgcacccCTACCAAATTTAGCCTCGGGAAATGTATATTCAAAGGTTTATTAAGGCGTGCTTGGTCAGTAATTTACCTTGTTTCTTAGCCTCAAGAAGGCTATTTAGAAGTGAGCTTCGACTGGCAATCATACGTCAGCTCCAATCTAAGGACTGAAGTGGGTTAACAGAAATGCATGAAGAGCTGGTATCTGTGGAAAATATTCccatcttttgtttttcctgATTTACTTCATAGCATGTTTATGTCTTGCAAATTTTGAATAGATATGTCCAACACTTATTTGGATTGTAATTCTGATGAGAGCATCCAGAGATTTTGTACTTCCGCAATACTTTATGGAGTCTAACACTATAATTCGTTGGAATATGAAATGTGCAACTTGTTAGTAGCTGCCATATTTTGTGATGCTGCCGTATCTCTGCTCAGTTGTGGGGCTGGGACTGTTTGATAAAACTGTTTATACCGTCATAGCTCAAAAACACAATGGATGAATGAAGTGATGGAGCAAATTATTGGGGCTGTGATGCCAAAAACACAAAAGGGAAaccaaaaaaatgcaaattataGGGACTGCACATTGTCATCTTACTGTGGGCTGATTGAAGCTGACAAGCCCAGCTGCCTGTAGAAGGGTGGTCCTAAAGATGGTAAATAGTGTCAATATTTTATCACTAACACGTGTGGTTGTGTATTTGTTTCGTTTGTGCCATACTTGAGCAACCTGCAAATTCGCTTCAAAAACTAAAACCGCAAGGGTCTGTGATTAAAGTACACAGTGTACTGTTCATAAACATAAATTAGAGTTGAAAAGTCCCGAGAATTGAAGGTGAGGAGTCGTGTCTTTATTTGTCCAGTATTTAGAAAGTGGAGATGTCCATGTATTCTGGCACATCCTATGGTGTCGTTTTAAGGAACAATCCGGGTCATGTGATGCTCTCGGCATCCATTTATAAAAACTCCACCTTTGATCCACAAGCTGGCGAAGCAACAGCAGCCCGTGCAGGCCTTCTTTCAAGTTCAGAGACATGGGGTACGAGAAGATCATTTTAGAGATGGACTGTCGAATGTGGTCAGTGTCCTCACTTCTCCCGTGAATGCTATTGCTGTCTCATTATGTaatgaaaagagaaggaaattcTGGCTCATGCTTTAGGTAAATTAGCTAATCCTATTCTTCCTCAAAGAATTTGGGCGGAAGATGTCCCCATTTCTGTATTATCATTTTTCCTAAATTAGATAAATCATCCATTTTTTGCtcttatttctttatataaacaTATTCGTTTAAGATCACTGTAAAATCTTGTTTCTGGAAATATATAGAGGATAATATGGTAGAGGTTGATTTTCAATCATATCAACACGAAACGATCTCATTACCCTAAACATTAGGCAAATAATTTCAGTGCTTTTAAATTTAACCAAAAACACCAAGTGAAAATAAACTTGCCTCCTTCATAGATGGGCAGGTCCTGTTTCTGGTTTGctgaaaataaatagataagatAGTTATTTTGGTAAGACGCCAAAGCAAATTAAAGTCATGAGATTACAGTAGCAGagaacaaaattagataaaagggttaactaactaattaattaaacaatacaATATGATATAATACGTGCTAGACATGGAGATTGACTCAACAGAATCACCCGAATAAACAAGTACTTCAGGTACCCTCTCATGATTTCCTACTAGAGCACACCATACTATCACATTTTTATGGTACCGCCGTCAACCACTGCCGCTACGCCCTAATTTGATTCTATCGAAGCTTTAATTACTAGCCAATTAACCCACTGAATGACTGAAATGGGATTGTGAGCTGATCAAGGAGGCCTGTAACTGGAGTAGTGACTGTAGGCTCATAAGCAAAACCATGCAATTCATCATCACCTCCACCTCCGTGATTCATGTAAGGACATGGAGGAATCCACTGCCACGCCTTCCTTAAGATATCAAACAGCAAAGCCTTGTCCGATCCTCTGATAATGATAGCAATAAACTCACCATGTCCAACACAATCAAACCCGTGACCAGCTTCCATCTCCTCAAATTGTTGGTAAAGTTGCTGGGGCATCCTTTCAATCTCTACCCATGTTGTTCCACAAGCTTGCAAACTCCAAAGTCTCAAGCTCTTTGGCACGTTGAGCTTGCTCTTCTCCACTGCTGCAACAAGAATGAGTTTTTCCATGCTCTCAACCAAGCTTGGCGAGCGCAGAAATCTCCTCATTGGAGCTTGAATCTTGCACCAGCTGTTTGCTGCTATTTCATAAGCCAAAACGCTAAATGGGTTGTAATTCATGCAGTAAAATCTGTCATCAACACAAACCATTTGACCTGATTCAAGGCTACAAAGCCTTGGAAGAGAAGAAGTAGTACCCCATAGAGAGTAAA is a window encoding:
- the LOC18094651 gene encoding GTP-binding protein ERG, which gives rise to MKSLRALRIASTLASKPPPFVYTNQNLLSHFFSAQPDQNESENDNSDSVFDSTHYTIDSSFNNNSNTTSATHKEPTWDERYRERVDKLVFKKETQKGKLQILEEQEEQVEEQRRRLLAKALLEAALERPDEEEGEEVREEDQKSLSVGIIGAPNAGKSALTNFMVGTKVAAVSRKTNTTTHEVLGVMTDGDTQICFFDTPGLMVNNRGYPYKDMKTRVESAWSSVDLYDVLMVIFDVHRHLTRPDSRVVGLIKCMGAQANPKQKRVLCMNKIDLVEKKKDLLKVVEEFKDLPGYDRHFMISGLKGSGVKHLNQYLMEQAVKRPWDEDPLSMSEEVMKNISLEVVRERLLDHVHQEIPYGIDHRLMDWKELRDGSLRIEQHFITPKLSQRKILVGKKGSKIGRIGVEANEELRSIFKREVHLILQVRIK